A portion of the Anoxybacillus gonensis genome contains these proteins:
- the comGC gene encoding competence type IV pilus major pilin ComGC, protein MYMRNEKGFTLIEMLIVLMVITILILITIPNVTKHNSMINNKGCSAFLKMVQSQVKAYEMEHGTIPTVQQLVDGKYIESNRCPNGKEIVITSEGDVLESE, encoded by the coding sequence ATGTATATGAGAAATGAAAAAGGATTTACGCTAATTGAAATGTTAATTGTGTTAATGGTCATTACTATTTTGATTTTAATTACGATCCCAAATGTGACAAAACATAACAGTATGATTAACAACAAAGGATGTTCAGCGTTTTTAAAGATGGTTCAATCACAGGTAAAAGCATATGAAATGGAGCACGGAACGATTCCGACGGTGCAACAGTTAGTAGATGGAAAATATATTGAAAGTAACCGTTGTCCAAACGGAAAAGAAATCGTGATTACGAGTGAAGGGGACGTTTTAGAAAGTGAATGA
- the comGE gene encoding competence type IV pilus minor pilin ComGE, producing the protein MRKNCNGFTFIELLVSLSLWSGLIAMLLVYWTTIVVERENKKIEMIANQILYEAMMNEHRENETVVVRGKHTFSLFMRSNERCVRWEDRLKRTKERCETLLQ; encoded by the coding sequence ATGCGCAAAAATTGTAACGGTTTTACATTTATTGAATTGCTCGTTTCGCTTAGTTTATGGAGCGGTTTAATCGCTATGCTCCTTGTTTATTGGACAACGATTGTTGTGGAACGGGAAAATAAAAAAATAGAAATGATCGCGAATCAAATTTTATATGAAGCAATGATGAATGAACATCGTGAAAACGAAACGGTCGTTGTTCGGGGAAAACACACATTTTCATTATTTATGCGATCGAATGAGCGATGTGTTCGTTGGGAAGATAGGTTGAAAAGAACGAAAGAAAGATGTGAGACATTGTTGCAATGA
- a CDS encoding DEAD/DEAH box helicase, which produces MNVTVHWEKSWKDEFMTRIERDGPWSNWELYELALEAAKALTIPQFDGLQAPKHLPHITILPHQYDVARQVVEQMNGKAILADEVGLGKTIEAGLILKEYMIRGLVKKALILVPASLVSQWVQELNEKFFIPAVAQRKSYVWEQCDVVVSSIDTAKKQPHRDIIYEQTYDIVIIDEAHKLKNNKTKNYEFVQGLKKKFCLLLTATPIQNRVEEIFHLVSLLKPGHLGNAEQFQKRYGKLRTLHDDAHLKELIRKVMIRHRRHDTGIEWTKRHVETMFIDFSEAERNVYETIRQSKPHFSDTSLSHITLLREICSSKEALFCTLKSMMERHPNIETTIGALLQKMNEITEHTKAKKALELIQTINDKVIVFTEYRATQLYLQWFFKQHGISSVPFRGGFKRSKKDWMKELFQHRAQVLIATEAGGEGINLQFCNHVINYDLPWNPMRLEQRIGRVHRLGQTKDVHIYNFVVRDTVEEHVFALLYEKICLFERVVGELDDILMKLQSPTFSNHLERMIAQSKSEGELKIKMQNFVEILANTEERTHASR; this is translated from the coding sequence ATGAACGTCACAGTACATTGGGAGAAAAGTTGGAAGGACGAATTTATGACGCGCATCGAACGTGACGGTCCGTGGTCAAACTGGGAATTGTACGAATTGGCGCTCGAAGCAGCCAAAGCGTTAACTATTCCTCAGTTTGATGGACTACAAGCGCCAAAACATTTACCACATATAACGATTTTACCTCATCAATACGATGTTGCACGTCAAGTTGTTGAACAAATGAACGGAAAAGCTATTTTAGCGGATGAAGTCGGGCTGGGAAAAACGATTGAAGCAGGATTAATTTTAAAAGAATATATGATTCGTGGACTTGTGAAAAAGGCGCTTATTCTCGTTCCTGCTTCTCTCGTCTCGCAATGGGTGCAAGAATTAAATGAAAAATTTTTTATTCCTGCCGTTGCTCAAAGGAAAAGCTACGTATGGGAGCAATGTGACGTTGTCGTTTCATCAATCGATACAGCGAAAAAACAACCGCATCGGGATATCATTTATGAACAAACATACGATATTGTCATTATTGACGAAGCACATAAATTGAAAAACAATAAAACGAAAAACTATGAATTTGTTCAAGGATTAAAAAAGAAGTTTTGCTTACTGTTGACGGCGACACCGATTCAAAACCGCGTGGAAGAAATTTTTCATCTCGTTTCCCTGCTGAAACCTGGGCATTTAGGGAATGCCGAACAATTTCAAAAAAGGTATGGAAAGCTACGCACATTACATGATGATGCCCATTTAAAAGAACTCATTCGAAAAGTAATGATTCGACATCGTCGCCATGATACAGGAATTGAATGGACGAAGCGTCACGTCGAAACGATGTTTATTGATTTTTCGGAAGCAGAACGAAACGTATATGAGACGATCCGACAATCAAAGCCCCATTTTTCCGATACATCGTTATCACACATTACGTTATTGCGTGAAATATGTAGTAGTAAAGAAGCTCTTTTTTGCACGTTAAAAAGCATGATGGAGCGACATCCGAACATCGAAACGACCATTGGTGCATTGTTACAAAAAATGAATGAGATCACCGAACATACGAAAGCAAAAAAAGCGCTGGAACTTATTCAAACAATAAACGATAAAGTGATTGTATTTACAGAATACCGAGCGACCCAATTGTATTTGCAATGGTTTTTTAAACAACACGGCATTTCTTCTGTACCGTTTCGTGGCGGATTTAAACGAAGTAAAAAAGATTGGATGAAAGAGTTGTTTCAACATCGCGCTCAAGTACTTATCGCAACAGAAGCAGGAGGAGAAGGAATTAACCTGCAGTTTTGTAACCATGTGATTAACTACGATTTACCTTGGAATCCGATGCGTCTAGAACAACGAATCGGACGTGTTCATCGTCTTGGACAAACAAAAGATGTACACATTTATAATTTTGTTGTGCGCGACACGGTAGAAGAACACGTATTTGCATTACTGTATGAAAAAATTTGTTTATTTGAACGGGTCGTCGGGGAATTAGATGATATTTTAATGAAGTTACAATCTCCGACGTTTTCAAACCATTTAGAACGCATGATTGCTCAATCAAAAAGCGAAGGAGAACTGAAAATTAAAATGCAAAATTTTGTAGAAATTTTAGCGAATACGGAGGAACGGACACATGCATCAAGATGA
- the gcvT gene encoding glycine cleavage system aminomethyltransferase GcvT, translating into MLKRTPLFPLYAEYGAKTIDFGGWELPVQFSSIKEEHEAVRTRAGLFDVSHMGEFEVKGKDSLAFLQKVMTNDVAKLTNGRAQYTLMCGEDGGTVDDLLVYKKGDDHYLLVVNAANIEKDFAWLEAHVFGDVELVNISNDMAQLALQGPLAEKVLQRLTTVDLSTIKFFAFADHIDVAGVQALVSRTGYTGEDGFELYCRSEDAQALWRAILETGKEDGVLPCGLGARDTLRFEACLPLYGQELAKDITPIEAGLSFAVKTNKDVDFFGKEVLKKQKEEGTSRKLVGIEMIDKGIPRHGYAVYVNGEQVGIVTTGTQSPTLKKNIGLALISTAYSALDTEVEVDIRGKRLKAKVVATPFYKRTK; encoded by the coding sequence ATGTTAAAAAGAACACCGCTATTTCCTCTGTATGCAGAGTATGGCGCGAAAACGATTGACTTTGGCGGTTGGGAGTTACCCGTGCAATTTTCTAGCATTAAAGAAGAACATGAAGCGGTACGGACGAGAGCTGGACTGTTTGATGTGTCGCATATGGGCGAGTTTGAAGTGAAAGGAAAAGATAGCCTTGCCTTTTTACAAAAAGTGATGACAAACGATGTCGCAAAATTAACAAATGGTCGCGCCCAATATACGCTTATGTGCGGTGAAGACGGTGGAACAGTTGATGATTTACTTGTTTATAAAAAAGGAGACGATCATTACCTTCTTGTCGTAAATGCCGCAAATATTGAAAAAGATTTTGCGTGGCTTGAAGCGCATGTATTTGGCGATGTTGAACTTGTCAATATTTCAAACGATATGGCGCAATTAGCACTACAAGGGCCGCTTGCGGAAAAAGTGTTACAACGATTGACGACTGTCGATTTATCGACCATAAAATTTTTCGCTTTTGCTGATCACATCGATGTCGCAGGGGTTCAAGCGCTTGTGTCGCGGACAGGATATACAGGTGAAGACGGGTTTGAGCTATATTGCCGATCAGAAGATGCTCAAGCGCTTTGGCGAGCGATTTTAGAGACAGGAAAAGAAGACGGGGTGCTTCCGTGCGGGCTCGGTGCGCGCGATACACTGCGTTTTGAAGCATGTTTGCCGCTTTATGGGCAAGAGTTAGCGAAGGATATTACACCAATTGAAGCCGGGCTTAGCTTTGCGGTCAAAACGAATAAAGACGTTGACTTTTTCGGAAAAGAAGTATTAAAGAAACAAAAAGAAGAAGGGACTTCACGTAAACTTGTCGGCATTGAAATGATCGACAAAGGCATTCCGCGTCACGGATATGCGGTATATGTAAACGGTGAGCAAGTTGGTATCGTTACGACAGGAACTCAATCACCAACGCTTAAAAAAAATATCGGCCTAGCATTGATTTCTACTGCGTATTCTGCCCTTGATACAGAAGTAGAAGTAGACATTCGTGGGAAACGACTAAAAGCGAAAGTAGTGGCAACGCCGTTTTATAAACGCACAAAATAA
- a CDS encoding YqzE family protein — MAGNDYVKFMTEQVVKYLDQPKDERKRQRQEKKQLKKQQKQPFLYRWFGVIPYAIMLLFKRK, encoded by the coding sequence ATGGCAGGAAACGATTATGTTAAATTTATGACTGAGCAAGTTGTGAAATATTTAGACCAACCAAAAGACGAACGGAAAAGACAAAGACAAGAGAAGAAACAGCTAAAAAAACAGCAAAAGCAGCCGTTTTTATATCGTTGGTTTGGTGTCATTCCGTATGCCATTATGCTTTTATTTAAGCGGAAATAA
- the comGD gene encoding competence type IV pilus minor pilin ComGD codes for MNERGFTLIEMLIVLFVVTSIMSFTVPPLQHVLAERQLQYFLEQFQNDMLYAQQYAISRKKTVAIIFSFDTCRYQVKEGGTFGKELFARSFPSPFQFQMATLSPPLYYYPNGNVNKAGTLLVAYGSKKYKIVFQLGKGRLYAQKL; via the coding sequence GTGAATGAACGAGGATTTACGTTGATCGAAATGTTAATCGTTCTTTTTGTTGTAACAAGCATCATGTCGTTTACCGTTCCACCCCTTCAACACGTGTTAGCTGAACGGCAGTTACAATATTTTTTAGAACAGTTCCAAAACGATATGTTATATGCCCAACAATATGCAATAAGTCGGAAAAAGACGGTAGCCATTATATTTTCTTTCGACACATGCCGTTATCAGGTGAAAGAAGGAGGGACGTTTGGAAAGGAGCTATTTGCTCGCTCTTTCCCCTCCCCATTTCAATTTCAAATGGCTACGTTATCGCCGCCGCTTTACTATTATCCGAATGGTAATGTGAATAAAGCCGGGACGCTTCTTGTTGCATACGGAAGTAAAAAATATAAAATCGTTTTTCAATTAGGGAAAGGACGATTGTATGCGCAAAAATTGTAA
- the comGG gene encoding competence type IV pilus minor pilin ComGG — translation MKRLSRLFGHMKNEQGVIFPFTVMCALFMSALFLHSVALYHTDIQFFEEEKKWYEADYLMKQTLNDVKQTLANAPENVPSLSQTILFSRGRATYSAAKNGADVWSVNVSCVTNDQFRYDVQFQFHVLTNDISQWKERY, via the coding sequence ATGAAGCGTTTATCCCGTCTTTTCGGCCATATGAAAAATGAACAAGGTGTTATTTTTCCGTTTACGGTCATGTGTGCGTTGTTTATGAGCGCTCTTTTTCTTCACTCTGTCGCATTGTATCATACAGACATACAGTTTTTTGAAGAAGAAAAAAAGTGGTATGAAGCAGACTATTTGATGAAACAAACGCTCAATGATGTGAAACAAACGCTTGCCAATGCACCAGAAAACGTGCCATCATTAAGCCAAACGATTTTATTTTCTCGCGGACGGGCAACGTATAGCGCAGCAAAAAACGGAGCGGATGTTTGGTCTGTCAATGTATCATGTGTAACGAATGATCAATTTCGCTATGATGTTCAGTTTCAATTTCATGTATTAACAAACGACATTTCGCAGTGGAAAGAACGATACTAG
- a CDS encoding Spx/MgsR family RNA polymerase-binding regulatory protein, whose product MLTVYMHPSCTSCRKTKKWLCANNIEFRERHLFRETPTYEELLHLLSLTTEGIDEILATRSQSFKQLVENVEEWPLSKVVELLVKEPRLLRRPIVTDGKRLVVGYNPSALKNIAKKYRRACVS is encoded by the coding sequence ATGCTGACTGTATATATGCATCCGAGTTGTACATCGTGCCGAAAAACAAAAAAATGGTTATGCGCCAACAATATTGAATTTCGTGAGCGTCATTTGTTTCGTGAAACACCAACCTATGAAGAGTTATTGCATTTATTGTCACTGACGACGGAAGGAATCGATGAGATTTTAGCAACACGCAGTCAATCGTTTAAGCAGCTTGTTGAAAATGTTGAAGAGTGGCCGTTATCGAAAGTTGTCGAGCTACTTGTGAAAGAACCTCGTCTCCTTCGCCGTCCAATTGTTACAGATGGCAAGCGGCTCGTTGTTGGCTATAACCCGTCAGCGTTAAAAAACATCGCGAAAAAATATCGGCGCGCATGTGTTTCATGA
- a CDS encoding shikimate kinase: MRAIYLTGFMGAGKTTIGKRLGEVLQLPVIDTDAYIEQQVGKTITKIFAEEGEETFRAYEREALKKLPKEHVIITTGGGIVIQEENRQFMREHGIVIYLHCELHELFRRLADDETRPLLMENKQKQMKKLFEQRLAWYREAHMTIDTTNRTIDDIVENIVSLLKSPHF; the protein is encoded by the coding sequence ATGAGGGCGATTTACTTGACAGGGTTTATGGGGGCAGGAAAGACGACGATTGGAAAACGATTAGGAGAAGTATTACAGTTACCTGTGATAGATACGGATGCATATATTGAGCAACAAGTTGGAAAAACGATTACAAAGATTTTTGCGGAAGAGGGGGAAGAGACGTTTCGGGCGTATGAACGGGAAGCGTTAAAGAAGCTTCCAAAGGAACATGTGATTATTACAACAGGTGGCGGGATTGTTATTCAAGAAGAAAATCGTCAATTTATGCGCGAGCATGGAATCGTCATTTATTTACATTGTGAGCTACATGAATTGTTTCGGCGTTTAGCTGATGATGAGACCCGACCGCTACTAATGGAAAATAAACAAAAGCAAATGAAAAAGCTATTTGAACAAAGACTGGCGTGGTATCGTGAAGCACATATGACAATCGATACAACAAATCGCACGATAGATGACATCGTAGAAAACATTGTATCTTTGCTTAAATCACCTCATTTTTGA
- the comGB gene encoding competence type IV pilus assembly protein ComGB: MKRRCNWSLQEQSAFFLQLGKLLSKGYSLAQAIEFLQIQQPPAKQRDLDDCVHALRAGVPIHEAFSRMQFHSHLLAYVFFAEQHGQLAHGFIEAGEIGQMRATYIEQVKRMLRYPLFLFSFCIMMFFMFQQVLAPQFSHLLSSFHARSSFSTFLFTVTIWLPRILSVAFIMFAFLGLFYLLFVRSWPIHKQIDLFMKLPLVRSWIVSFHTQVFSLQLSHLLKGGLSIYEALQIFEHQSHLPLLKEEAKIMKQQLCAGEKLDEMIQQRKYYEKELSFVIRHGQSNGELVQELFHYSQFSLQKLENRLRKIVYITQPLLLSCIGIFVVLMYIAMLWPIFQLLNHI; encoded by the coding sequence ATGAAGCGGCGTTGTAATTGGTCGTTGCAGGAGCAAAGCGCGTTTTTTCTCCAACTCGGTAAATTGCTTAGTAAAGGGTATTCGCTTGCTCAAGCGATTGAGTTTTTGCAAATTCAGCAACCTCCTGCAAAGCAACGCGATCTTGACGATTGTGTACATGCGTTGCGAGCAGGCGTACCGATTCATGAAGCTTTTTCTCGCATGCAATTTCATTCTCATCTTTTAGCCTATGTCTTTTTTGCCGAGCAACATGGACAACTTGCTCACGGATTTATTGAAGCAGGGGAAATTGGACAAATGAGGGCAACATACATCGAGCAAGTGAAGCGTATGTTGCGTTATCCATTATTTCTTTTTAGTTTCTGTATCATGATGTTTTTCATGTTTCAGCAAGTATTAGCTCCACAGTTTTCTCATCTTCTTTCTTCGTTTCATGCTCGCTCATCTTTTTCTACATTCCTTTTTACTGTCACTATATGGCTTCCACGTATACTTTCCGTTGCGTTTATCATGTTTGCTTTTTTAGGATTGTTTTATTTGCTTTTCGTTCGTTCATGGCCTATTCATAAACAAATAGATTTGTTTATGAAGCTCCCTCTCGTCCGTTCATGGATTGTGTCATTTCATACGCAAGTGTTTTCGTTACAATTAAGCCACTTGTTAAAAGGAGGGCTGTCCATTTATGAGGCGCTACAAATTTTTGAGCATCAATCCCACCTCCCATTACTAAAAGAAGAAGCAAAAATCATGAAACAGCAACTATGTGCAGGTGAGAAGCTAGATGAAATGATTCAGCAACGGAAGTATTACGAAAAGGAACTATCATTTGTCATCCGTCACGGGCAGTCGAACGGAGAATTAGTACAAGAATTATTTCATTATAGCCAGTTTTCGTTGCAAAAATTAGAAAACCGTCTAAGAAAAATTGTATATATTACGCAACCACTGTTGCTTAGTTGTATCGGTATTTTTGTCGTTTTGATGTATATCGCTATGTTGTGGCCTATTTTTCAACTGTTAAATCATATATAG
- a CDS encoding YqhG family protein, with product MHQDDIQSFLERFFTATHCPIVERNDGHIRVQLTVEMDKQLMNRPFYWHYVERIGAVGEPLQLSLITKRSVHEQGERIHFGSPRLHQIFSIAKMNGRFVRLYEQVFERSVALHPWLHTNILLSYECDRKQDRLLSLGIHLISGTIVESFYDVLKEKQWGVTVPDYCFTISPLIKPMSGLTRLEAFVERLIASETHEWADEARARWEEDLALLQHFYEGVEEKREEYENEKEALRQRYEPKIHISVINGGIFYLQAK from the coding sequence ATGCATCAAGATGACATCCAATCGTTTCTTGAACGCTTTTTTACCGCCACCCATTGTCCCATTGTCGAACGTAACGATGGACATATACGTGTTCAACTCACCGTTGAGATGGATAAACAATTAATGAATCGCCCATTTTACTGGCATTATGTTGAGCGCATCGGTGCTGTAGGTGAACCGTTGCAACTCTCGCTCATCACAAAACGATCCGTTCACGAACAAGGAGAGCGTATTCATTTCGGTTCGCCACGCCTTCATCAAATTTTTTCGATCGCTAAAATGAACGGGCGGTTCGTTCGGCTCTATGAACAAGTATTTGAACGATCTGTCGCTCTTCATCCGTGGCTTCATACAAACATATTGCTTTCATATGAATGCGACCGAAAACAAGATCGCTTATTATCGCTAGGTATTCATCTCATTAGTGGAACAATCGTCGAGTCGTTTTACGACGTGTTAAAAGAAAAACAATGGGGAGTCACTGTGCCAGATTATTGCTTTACGATTTCTCCACTTATTAAGCCGATGAGTGGACTTACACGTCTTGAAGCTTTTGTTGAACGTCTCATCGCCTCCGAAACGCATGAATGGGCAGATGAGGCGCGCGCGCGTTGGGAAGAAGATTTAGCATTACTGCAACATTTTTATGAAGGTGTCGAAGAAAAACGAGAAGAATATGAAAATGAAAAAGAAGCGTTGCGACAAAGGTATGAACCGAAAATTCACATTTCCGTTATCAACGGTGGGATATTTTATTTGCAGGCGAAATAA
- a CDS encoding DUF2626 domain-containing protein encodes MDRMFRVLSFWTGIFAVMFYLGHMHTTSLLFLGQTGFFLLLSYLKLTERMYIYIFGAYLTVFFAGFTYWTTFMMVPGIGE; translated from the coding sequence ATGGATCGTATGTTCCGCGTCTTGTCATTTTGGACAGGGATTTTTGCTGTCATGTTTTATCTTGGCCATATGCATACAACGTCATTATTGTTCCTCGGCCAAACAGGGTTCTTTCTTTTGTTAAGCTACTTAAAATTAACAGAAAGAATGTACATTTACATTTTCGGTGCGTACTTAACGGTCTTTTTTGCCGGATTTACGTACTGGACAACGTTTATGATGGTCCCTGGCATAGGCGAGTAA
- the comGA gene encoding competence type IV pilus ATPase ComGA yields the protein MQAIERLADRLIEEAYMLQASDIHIVPRKQDALVQFRLGGMLVTKNVLSKQTCERLLAHFKFLADMDIGERRRPQSGAMEMNLTHTTIHLRLSTLPTIYDESLVIRLLPLHSFLPLKQLALFPSTVKKLLALLNYSHGLIIFTGPTGSGKTTTLYSLLNVCRHHFQRNVITLEDPVEKRAEDVLQVQVNEKAGITYAAGLKAILRHDPDVIMVGEIRDAETARIAVRASLTGHLVLTTMHTKDAVGAIYRLLEFGVPFQEMAQTLVAVTAQRLVQLKCPFCEGECSPFCRQYRPVRRAAVYELLYGNELAQAMRAAKGEQATYMYTRLKDVIKKGIALGFLHESTIESWLLDEAAL from the coding sequence TTGCAGGCTATTGAACGGCTAGCTGATCGCCTGATTGAAGAAGCTTATATGCTTCAAGCTTCCGACATTCATATCGTTCCACGCAAACAAGATGCGCTTGTGCAATTTCGCTTAGGGGGAATGCTCGTTACAAAAAATGTGTTATCGAAACAGACATGTGAACGTTTGCTTGCCCACTTTAAATTTCTCGCTGATATGGATATTGGAGAACGTCGTCGTCCGCAAAGCGGAGCGATGGAAATGAACCTCACCCACACGACGATACATCTTCGGTTATCAACGTTGCCTACCATCTATGATGAAAGCTTAGTTATCCGCTTGCTTCCGTTACACTCATTTCTTCCGCTTAAACAACTCGCGCTCTTTCCTTCAACCGTAAAAAAGTTGCTCGCCTTATTAAACTATTCTCATGGGCTTATTATTTTCACAGGACCGACTGGATCTGGGAAAACGACAACGCTATACAGTTTGTTAAACGTATGTCGTCACCATTTTCAACGAAATGTCATTACGCTAGAAGATCCGGTTGAAAAGCGGGCGGAAGATGTATTGCAAGTGCAAGTAAACGAAAAAGCGGGTATTACGTATGCGGCAGGGTTAAAAGCGATTCTCCGCCACGATCCAGATGTCATTATGGTTGGGGAAATTCGTGATGCGGAGACTGCGCGAATTGCCGTTCGCGCCTCATTAACAGGACATCTCGTCTTAACAACTATGCATACGAAAGATGCGGTTGGAGCGATTTATCGCCTTCTTGAGTTCGGTGTGCCATTTCAAGAAATGGCCCAAACGTTAGTCGCTGTAACAGCGCAACGTCTTGTACAATTAAAATGTCCGTTTTGTGAAGGAGAGTGCTCACCTTTTTGTCGACAGTATCGACCTGTCCGGCGAGCAGCTGTTTATGAGCTGCTATATGGAAATGAACTGGCGCAAGCAATGAGAGCGGCGAAAGGAGAGCAGGCGACATATATGTACACTCGATTAAAAGATGTGATTAAAAAAGGAATTGCACTCGGTTTTTTACATGAAAGCACCATTGAGAGTTGGTTGTTAGATGAAGCGGCGTTGTAA
- a CDS encoding helix-turn-helix transcriptional regulator yields the protein MDQVLKITSVLADPTRYEIYQYIARKHQEVTVQEIADAFHIHPNVARLHLTKLEDVNMLVSETKKTGKGGRPSRLYRLSDDVIQLHFPFRDYQLLSKIAIHAMMKLGEAGKQALYETGKLFGQELVQQHVQSMQALEQLSVEEKMNILQKAAEAAGFYPTFHYSENQGKIYFEIFNCPFKELAFAHPDSVCYMHNAFLKGMLEVLFTNAELVTEEIMPSGCNSCTYQAILKK from the coding sequence ATGGACCAAGTATTAAAAATCACAAGCGTCCTTGCCGATCCGACTCGTTACGAAATTTATCAGTATATTGCTAGAAAACATCAAGAAGTAACCGTTCAAGAAATTGCTGATGCGTTCCATATTCATCCGAATGTCGCTCGTCTTCATTTAACAAAACTTGAAGATGTCAATATGCTTGTATCCGAAACGAAAAAGACAGGAAAAGGTGGCAGACCGAGCAGATTATATCGCCTATCTGATGATGTGATTCAGCTTCATTTTCCGTTTCGCGACTACCAGCTGTTATCAAAAATTGCGATCCATGCGATGATGAAACTCGGAGAAGCAGGGAAACAAGCGTTGTATGAAACAGGAAAGTTATTCGGTCAAGAACTTGTACAACAACACGTTCAATCGATGCAAGCGCTTGAGCAGCTAAGTGTAGAAGAAAAAATGAACATTTTACAAAAAGCAGCCGAAGCAGCAGGATTTTATCCGACATTCCATTATAGTGAAAATCAAGGGAAAATTTATTTTGAAATTTTCAACTGTCCGTTTAAAGAACTTGCATTTGCACATCCGGATTCCGTCTGTTATATGCATAATGCCTTTTTAAAAGGGATGTTAGAAGTATTGTTTACAAACGCCGAACTTGTCACAGAAGAAATTATGCCATCAGGCTGTAATTCATGTACGTATCAAGCCATTCTAAAAAAATAG
- the comGF gene encoding competence type IV pilus minor pilin ComGF: MIQKEKGFTLIEILMSLTVFFIILSLLTTAFHLSWSYTTKRGNFHYFEWVVFIQQAKIELRESKDVHIYGTTIQFDKWTGERVTYEKYETIIRRRVNATGHEIMLQFIQHISYEKEQTGIRIRVLTDKGDAYEAFIPSFRPYEK; encoded by the coding sequence ATGATTCAAAAAGAAAAAGGCTTTACGTTAATAGAAATATTAATGTCGCTTACAGTTTTTTTCATCATTTTATCTTTATTGACAACGGCCTTTCATTTATCGTGGAGCTATACAACAAAACGTGGAAACTTTCACTATTTTGAATGGGTTGTTTTTATCCAACAAGCAAAAATAGAACTGAGAGAATCAAAAGACGTTCATATATACGGCACAACGATTCAATTTGATAAATGGACGGGCGAGCGCGTGACGTACGAAAAGTATGAAACGATCATTCGCAGGCGCGTAAATGCTACTGGGCATGAAATTATGCTTCAATTTATTCAACATATATCGTATGAAAAAGAACAAACGGGCATTCGCATACGAGTATTAACAGATAAGGGGGATGCATATGAAGCGTTTATCCCGTCTTTTCGGCCATATGAAAAATGA